The DNA region CTACCCCCCCGATCCTGGGGTGGGCAATCACTGAGTTTTGAAGGCCCCACCCCAagacttcccccacccctccttgtGTACACAGAAGAGTCTGATGACCCAGCCCTTGAAAAACAAGCATTTGTGTTTATTAACCAAGAGGAGGGAAGTCAGAGCAGTGCAGACTCCTACCAGTCCTTTCTGTAGTCTACCCACCTAGGCCCAGGCTGGTACGCCCCTTGAAAAATGTGGATAGGCCACTccttcctacccccaccccagggtgAGTTCCCAGGGAACCAAGGCCCACTGGGTAAGGAAGAGGAAGTCAGTAAAGGACAGAggccaaggaaggaagaaagaaacagagctgcTGGGTAGACAGCTCTGGTGAGATCCCTTGGTCCCTCACTCTCAGTGGGAAGGGCTAAGTGCCCCAAATCCAAACCTACAAGCAGGGGTCCATCCACGTCAAAACCCCACATGTGAGGCGTAGGCGGTAGTCCAAGGTCAAGAGCCAACTCTCTCCGGGTCAGTCCTTGTCAGACGGATGCTGGTCCAGACTCTGAGGCTTTGCCTCTATAGCAAGTTCACATGAGGCAGCAGCTTCTGGTCTGCCCCAAGCCAGGGAATGGATGCAGGAGAGGTCAAGGGGCCTATGGCTTCTCTAAGATCTGTCCCGTGGCGAATGTCGAGTCCCATGGAGGCCTAGCCCTCAGCTGCTGGAGTCTCCCGCGCTTGTCGCAACCCATACAGCCATTTGATCACCCGGGCGTTGCGCTCTATCACTGACACACCATAGGGGACGCGCTCCCGAGCCAGCTCCTCGATGGTGGCAGAGCTGCGGCGGGAGCAGCCCCCCTCGGAGCTAGCCGGCCCAGCACTGGGCCCAGCCAGGGACACGATGTCTGAGTTGGCCCGGGCTAGGTGGGCCACACCCAATCCCCGTGCCTCCTCCTGGTCCAGGCCGCAAAAGTTAAAAAATCTCTCCAGGTCAGCTGCTGCCCGGGAGAAGCGCTCACTCAGGTCTGACTTGGAGCGTTGCAAACCTGGAGGCCGGGCCGGGCTAGAGGTGGCGGCAGTGCCTGgtgatgggcagggctgggcaggtgaCGCCGGCAGGGGAAGGACATCCACTCGGCGGACTGCAGCAATACTGGGTGGTGGGCGTgggggggtggctgggggagccTGGCGGGCCCCCTCTGACCGTCCGGGGGTACGGCTGGCCTCAGCAGGGGACACAGGACTATCACACAAGTTGATGAGGCTGCTCAGGATGTCCAGGTCCAGCTGGGGCCGGCGGCCGGGGCCAGGCAGGACTCGGCGGCAAGGCGTGAGCACCGTGCGGCGAGTTCCAGGGCTGAAGAGTGGTTGTTTGCACAGCAggggctgcacaggttcctggCGGGTATTGGCCACATGCAGGCTCTTGACATACTTGGCCTTGTCGGCCTCCAGGCGCTCTACAGCACTAGGTTTCCGGGCTCCACAGTCTGCTGGCCGCTGTAGCTGGTAGCCGGGGACCTTGGTCTGTAGGCGGAAAGGTAGGGCGGGGGTGTCTCGGGCTCCCGGAGTCAGCGTGTCCACAGGCATGGCTGTTACATACCCCGAGGGCTTCTGTCTGAGGAGACTGGagaaatgaggagacagagatcCAGGCGGAAAGCTGGCAGCTGGACACCGCAACGGCTGCGgcggaggaaagaaagaaaggggcagagcACACTCAGACAAAGGCTCAGCAAAGACTGAGAAAAGCTGAAGACGCCTTCCCCATTAAAAGGTAAAGGCCACGCCTCTGATTCACAGAGAGCCAATAAGCAGGCAGAAAGCACCCGCTCACGGGCCTGTGACTCCGCCCACCCCCCCTCCTTCTCCGAGGGCCCAGCCCagctgaggcagagagaaaaaaaaggtgcCAAAGAAGAAAGACACGGGCAGCCTGTGCAGAAAAGATGGGACATGTCACATTTTAAAGGAAGCAAAGGGGGTTCCAGGCTGAGTGCTGGGCACCAGCCGGCTCAACTGTGAAGAGTGGGTCCTCTTCACAGTTCCATCTTGCAAATGCGTaaactgaagcccagggaggTGAGCTTGATTAAGCTAATTCAGCAAGTTGGTGGCTCTGCCCCTTGCCTCCAAGCAGGGAGGTGCTTGCGCAGGGGTCTTGGGGTTGAGTAACCGAGAGAAAGGGCTCCAACCCCACACCCCACCTGGAATGCCCACAGGAAGCCTGGTACCACCTCCACCCCACACTCACCCAGGCAGGAAGCTGCCCTGTGCCACCCGCCTAGACATGCCAGGCCCCAGGCATAGCAGCAGAGCTTGTGGAGGAGGAGTGTAGAAagtccccacccctgccccaatgGAGTCCAGACACCCATTAGCTTCCAGTATGAAATTCCAATGCCAGGCCCACAGCAATCCACGGATGCCTGTCAGGTGGAAACGTCAGCCCTGAGCTATGCTGCTCTGAGAGAAGCTGGaaatgcccaagatcacacagccctGCTTAGGAGCAACCAGCAGACTCCGGATCTGCCAGCAGCAGTAGGACGGACACGCATAGGCAGGAGGGCCCACATCCGGATGCACAGGTCTCCACGTGATCACCTAAGCATCAGGGCCCAGTACCCCAGACCTCAGGCCACCCCTGACCTTTTTTCCAAGGAAGGGCTAGAGCCACAAAGTGCCCCCCGCAGTCCCCTGGAGATGGGCCAGAAGAAAACCCATAGACCAAGTCCTGAACCCTTTCttgtgtaaaatgggggaaagggaCTCTGTCTAGGCGATCCTCAAGAGGACCTGTAGCTCAGGCCGTCTAAACCTGTATTGTCTAATTCaacagccactagccacatacgGCTACTCAGCCTTAACTTTAAATTTATAGTAAATACACACAATTCAGTTCCTGaatcacactagccacattttaagggctcaatagtcacatgtggccagtggTCACTATACTAGACAGCACAGATTAGAGCATTTCCAGCCGTAGCAGAAAGCTATGTTGGACAGCCCCACCTAGACATCCAGAATGCCAGGAGGGAAGAGtctggatgggggaggggagagaggaatcTGTCTTCTAGACATTTGACACCATCCTCTCCTGTAATCTTCCAACAAGTCTGTGATACAGGTCATTGTCACCtcatttttacagatggagaaactgggaTTCAAAGAAGTAACCAACCTAGGTCCCAGAGACAATACATAAGACACAAATTCATATGAAGCCTGATTCACTTATCTAAAAAAAAACGAATAGTTTTACTCATTGTTGCTCACATTCTCCTAAAACAGCTCCatgaagggggtgggggtgggggggtgtccgTTTTGTTCACTGTATCTCAGTTTCAAGGTATTGCTCTTTACACATAAtaggcagtcaataaatatttactgacctGAAATACCTATGGGGACCAAATGTAAGCAGGCAGACCAGGGATAAAATAGAGAGGGGCATACCCACCCTACTGTAGGCATATGGGTCCAAGATGGTAGGTATAGGATGTTCTAGGAAGCTGGGAACCCAGAATTGCATGGAAACTCTAGATTCTTAGCAtatttgataataataattttaaaaacagtgcaTGGACAGGGCAAACAAAACATACCTGCAAACATAtctgccccccgccccagtctggcccccagcccccagtctgAGATCTCTGCAGCAAAGGCAAGTTGACAATAGAACCTTGGGGGCTGTTGGCCCAGAGCCAGAGCTGCTCCCGAGTTAGAAGGGATGGAGTAGGTGGGAGAGAAAGGCTGCCCCACTCAGGGCCCACCCCCAAGGAGACGTCAGGAGGGAAGGGTCACAGGAAAGGCAGCCTTGCTGAGCCCTGTCAACGTAGCTAGACTCTGCCCTACCCCCGGGCCCCCGCCTCCCAAACCAGTCCAACCCGTTGGTGGCATTGGTTTCCTCCCGGGCACCATCCCGGGaaacagaaggaggaaggaggtcaGATGGGCAGGGCTAGGGCAAACGTTCTGCGAcaccccccctccaccccccacccggCTCGGGCCCCCACCCCCTCGGGCCGGACGTGCGGACCCCAGGGGCTCTTCCGGCGGCACCCGGACAGATGCTAGAAGCCAAACCCGGCTTTAGGGCCGCTGGCCGTCTCGCCCGGAGCTGGCCCCCTCGCCCGCTGTGCGCCTTGCGCAAGCAGCTGCGCCTCTTCCAGACTTGGTTTCCTTATGTGTGAAATGCTGTTAAAAATACACCTTCCTGATCCTCCAGGTCACCGTGAGGATCGAGCGATAAAAACAAGTCGAGGACTTTCCTCAGCACCTGTTAAAAAGGCGGCGCTGCATGAACTGGGCTccttgtttttattatgaatttgacCCAACTCCTGAGACCGCCCCTCTCGCAGGGGTCTCTAAGCATTCTCCAGAAGCGTCTGCCCGAGCCTAAGCGGCGGACAAAGGAGGCTAATCAGTGAACAAGACTCATTTCACCGGTGGGCAAAGCACGATGTGCGGTGGCTCCTGAAAGTTAAAGCCAGGGTCCCGGTCCCCGCGTGGGACTCGTGTCCTCTCTGAGGCCTCCTCTCATCGCCCAACGCCCCACCCACGGATTTCAAACATTACCCACAAATGACCGCAGAAGCGCCGGTCCCGGGCCCTTCTCATTGGCATCCCCGGGGCATGCAGCCTCACCTTGCTCACTCCCCACCGGCTTCCCTGGCGTCAGCCTCGAGGGGGAGTAGGGGGAGCACGGATCCCTGGTCTGGCTTTTGCCCTTCCCAACTGGGGGCAATCCTGGAGATTCCCAGCGGCGGCGTGCTCTGTGATTCTGTCTGCTcgcctcccctctctgagcccggGTTGTTCTGGCTCTTAAATGAGGGAGCTGATGGCCGATTCCTACAGCCTCGTCCAGCCCTGAAGGTGAGTCCCTGCCCGGTCCCCGCCTTccctgaggaggagggagaggtgccCGGGCAGCCCCCGACCCCGGCCCCGTGCCCCCGGCTCCGGCCCGCACGTACCTGGCTGCGCCCTTGCCGCCGCTCTGCGCTGCTCCGGCCCGGCCCACCTGGGCTCAGGTAACACGCGTTTGCGCAACTTCCGGCGGCCGGCCCCGGGCAGGTGAACACGCCGGCCCAGGTATTACTCGAAAAGGGAGAACGAAAGCCAGGCAGCGGCCGGGACCCGATCCCAGCCGCCCCCGACCGACCCCAGGAAGTTCTTCCGAGAGCCAGGCCCACCTATCCCACAGCTGCACTGGCCCGCACATCTGGCACACAGAGTCTTAGTGGACAGCTCAGGCAACCGGACCCATCTTGgagatggaaaaactgagtcCCCCTTCCCACAGCCACAATGACCAGCAGTTAATGTATTAACTTTTCCTGGTGTTAATTAACCCattttaatcttcccaacaacccCTACAAGGGGAgctctattattatccccatttgactaATGGAAAACTGAGGCTAGGACAGGCTGAGTCAGTTGCCAAAGTCACCCTGGAGAGTCCAACCTGGGCACTTACCCCCCAGATCAAGCCTTAATTAATGCCACTCCTTTCTAGCTGTGTGTCCCCAGGCAGGTTGCTGGACCTCTCTGGCCTTCCATTCTGTCAATAAAGGAAAGTCCTACCTTCCAGGCCAGGTCAGTGTGAGTTCTTAGAGCTTGAGAGTGCCTGCAGAAGCTTTGTGCAAGCTGTGAACATTAGTAAGGACAGcaataacagaaataataataactagaatttttgagtgccagacactgtacttATTTAAATCTCTGGACCGCCCTGGGAGGGAGGAACtatttcatccccattttacagatgaggagactgtaGCCCTGCAGGAAGGAACTCCTGGGGGGGAGGTGATTGTCTCTTCTGCCAGCCCAAGCTCTATTATGTCACTTCAGGTGGGACATTTGATTAAGCCAGTTTCCACTGGgattctgaggcccagagaagtaatTGCGCACTGGGCTCCGACCTGAGCCCCAGGGAGGTCAAAGAGGGCCCATTTCCATGTCTGTGCCTGGTAGGGGCTGCACCAGGGTTGGGGTGGAGGGCATGAGGGGACAGGAAGCGACTCAAGGAACAGCTCTCCTCCACCTGGGAGTGAGTCAGCCCTGAAGCCACTTCCAGCCCCTGGGCCCTGATTTTAGGGGGATAAGGCAGCCTGCTGGGTCCCTGCCTAGCCCTCTACTAAGGCAACAATGGGGAAGCATTAGGGGGAGTGGTTGTGCTCCGTTAGGGTCTAACAGTAGTAAAAGCAAGACAACAGtgacaatttttattaaatgggTAAGACCTCTTCCAAGTGCTTTCTTTGTACCTGGCATTTGTTCTAAGCTCTTTGTATGTGctaacacatttaatcctcacacctaCACTATAAGGTAGATACTACTATTATgaccattttacagctgagaaaactgaggcatggagaggtggggccacttgcctgaggtcacagctggtaaatggcagagccagaacttgAACGCGGGCCCGGGTCTGGGGAGCAGGGGTGTGGAGAAGATAGTCCTCAGTGTTGGGCTTTGGCCACTCACCGGGGAACTCCTAAGGAATCTATAGCCTCTCTCTCTGGGCCCCAGAGGGAGAAGCCACCTTAGGAATCACTCCCTGGCTATGGTTCTGGGTCttgtttcctcagctataaaatgagggCAATAATGGCAATGTCTTCCCAACAGAAATCAGATGTCATCACAGCTCTGCTTAaaccaccccagccccagcccccaagGCTCCCCATctccttagaataaaatccaaactctccACTTGGCCCTCAGGCCCTCCAAGATCCAGTCCCcgccctcctctcccacctcatcTCCAGCTTTTCCTGCTCCAGCCATAGAGTCCTCCCTGCTGTTCCTGAGCACACCAAGgtctttcctgcctcagggcctttgcaccatcctttctctgcctggaacCTCTTCCCTCTTCGCCACTTCAGAGaggcttccctgaccaccctgagGCTCCTGCCAACTCTTTTACCCAGTTTTTTCCCTTCCAAACATTCATCCCACCCTGTCATTTTAGATATTCACTATCACTTGTTTCCTATCTCGCCCATTGGGCTAAGAACTCCATCGCACTCTTCCATATTTCCTTCCACCAGTGACAAAGCACAGGAGGAGATGCCATTGACCAAGGGGCAGGACTAAAACCCTTGGACTTTGAGCCCACCTCAAAGACCAAGGCCCCTCAGCACCAAGCCTCCTCCCAACCCCCAACCCTGACGCAGGCCTTCCCCGACCTGTCCCActcctcctccagcctccaggaGCCCCTATTCAAGCTGGAATCCACACAGCTCTAGCTGAGCCCTGTCCGTCCTCCAAAGCTGCCAGCACACACTGGGTCCACGGCTGGCAATGCCCTTTTCCACTCCAGCGCCCTGGCCACCCCTGTAGCATGGACTCTAGGACCAACCTGAGTGAGTTCAAACCCAGCTCCACCAGTGATTAGCTCTGAAACTTGGGTAAGATACTTAACTTCTCCATGCTTTggtttccccagctgtaaaacAGGATCCCTAACAGTGCCTCCCTCCCAGTGTGAGGCCTGTACATGACAAGCGCCACCAAAATGTGCGCTGTGATAACTATTCAACCAAACAGATGCTCCAATGCCCAGCTCCTGGGTGAGCTCGTCATCAGCCCAGACTGAATGTTGACCCCTTCTCTCAGAGGTTACAAATCTAAGAATGCAGACTCACTTgagtagatatttctccaaaagaaggtatacaaatggccaataagtacaagaaaaggtgctcagcatcacttatcattagggaaatgcaaatcaaaaccagaatgagatacCATATCACACCCATAAGACAGCCATTATCAAACatacaaatggggcttccctggtggcgcagtggttgagagtccgcctgccgatgcaggggacacgagttcgcgccccggtccgggaggatcccacatgccgccaagaggctgggcccgtgagccatggctgctgagcctgcgcgtccggagccaggcccgcgtaccgcaaaaaaaaaaaaaaaaaaaaaatacaaacaaaaccagaaaataacaagtgttgatgaggatgaggagaaattagaaaccttgtgcactgttgggaatataaaatggcgcagccactgtggaaacagtgTGGCGGTTAGgcaaaattttttaatagaattactataggatccagcaattctacttctgggtatatgccccaaagaactgaaagcagggacttgaacagatatttgtacaccagtgttcatagtagcattattcacaatagccaaaaggtggaaacaacccaagtgtccactgacagataaataaacaaacatggatgaaacttaaagtcattatgctaagtgaaataagccagtcacaaaagaacaaatactgtatgattccacttatatgatgtACCTCGagtggtcaaattcatagaggcagaaggTAGAaaggtgattgccaggggctggagggagaagagaatgaGGAATTACTACTGTtcaatgggtatggagtttccattagtgatggttgcacaacaatgtgaatgaactTCATGCCACtagactgtacacttaaaaatggttaaaatggtaaattgtattttatatacattaaaaaaaaagaaaaaaaagagggtacAGAGTCTAGAGCCAGATTCCCTGGATTCCAATTCCAGCTCTAGGTGCAAGTTATTAAACATCTCTTGTGCTCAGTTTCCCTTCATAAGGAGGAAATAACGGCATTAATAACCACCATACATCATAGAATTGAGAGAATTAAAGGAGTTCATActtgtaaagtacttagcacacgGTAAGGGCTCAAGAGGTGTCGGGGATTTCTATTTTTTGCTAAGGGGGCAGGAGGTGTGGTTTctgatgtttttcattttcatgacattgtgctctcccacctcacccctcccTTCCACCTGCTTCTCATTCTATTCAGCAGGAGCTCAGCCCAGACTTGGGCAGAGACAGGGAGGCCCTCTCCTGCCCCAGAGGGATTCAGGAAGGCTCCTGGCAGCAGAGACAGCCAGCCAGTAGGACAACCCAGCTCGATTTCAGCCCAGCTGTCAGGGTCAGAGACACCCAGCTGGGCATCCTCCAGGGCCACACCAGACCCCACactatttctagaattttcccaGATGCTCGTGCCCTGGCTTGCCTGGAGTCAGCCTTGCCCGGGTCAACCTTGCACAGACCTTAGGAAGGGAGAGGCAAACAGGCTGTGCGAGGGGTGTGGGTGCAGCCACCTAAGGCAGGGATCTACTGTTTGGCCCACGACCTCACACCTCCACCAACTCAATCCGCTGGGCCTCAGGTTTGCACCTGAGCTTGCAAAATGAGGACAAAGGGACTTGCAGTGGAAACTAAGAGAGATACCACATGCAAAGCCTTAGggaagggcctggcacacaggataAGGTAGGGAAGGTGGGGTTGGGACAGACCCACAACCTAGCCCACTTCCTGGCCCAGATTGCCCCCTGCCTAGGCCTGAGCTCACCATCATGGCTTCTTTTCTCGGCCCAGGGAAATGAAGAAACTAGCCCAAAGTCACGAGCAAGTTAATGACAGATCACAGACAGGGCAGTGGTCTCATGATTAGATAAATAAtctaaaatacatacatatatatttttttcaaccagATGATACATGTGCATGGCTCAAAGTTCAAAAGCTATAAAGggaatgaagtttaaaaaaaaaaaaaaactccctccATTCCTATCCCCAGCCACCCAGTTCCCCTCCCTGCAGGAATCGTTGTGATCAAACAGTTGTATGTCCTTCCACGGAGATTTTAGGCACATGCAAGCAATAATGGACatatattctttctattttttatgcaTATAGCAACATGCTCTGTGCACTGTTTTCGTCTTTCACTGAATAATATATGTTGTTCTTAATAATACGTGTTATTAACATATATTATGTTATTAATAAACTTAATATATGTTGTGCTACATCAGTACATGAGTACATAAAGAGCCCATCAGCCCCTACCGATGGCCACTGAGCGTGTGTATCTAGTCTCTATTACAAACCACACTGCAGCCTCACTGTGCCTACGTCATTCTGCCTAGAAGTGGGACAGCTAGGTCAGGGGGATGCATGTGTAATTGTGACAGAGATGGGGACTGTGCTCCATGGAGGCCATACCAGTTGGTCTCCCACCAGCAGAACACAGAGCAAATGATCAATGTTAGCTTTAGTCATTTGATTACTGGGGCTTTGGGTACCCCTCAATTTTGCACTGGAGGCAACtacctcacttgcctcaccctagccCCTCCCTGTATCACATTCCAGTCAGGGAAGATAATAAACTCGCTAATAAGTGAAATTATACGACATCAGATGGGGTAAATGctactgagaaaaacaaaatagacaaggTGGAGGGCAGGGCATATGAAggcagtaaatatctgttgaaagaatgaagaaaagacttgttttctttctgatctcCCAGAGCTCGTCTACCCAAAGCCAGGAGACGGCTTTGGAGGAGAGAGGGTAAGTAACTCCCCTTGAAGAGATTCAAGACTCCCAGATGCTACAATTCTGAGTGTCTAGAATTCTAAGATGGAAGCCAGATAGACTGGGAACCAGCCCCAGAGTTGCCAAGTCTGAccatgtgactttgagcaagggGCTTAACTTCttagaacctcagtttccccacctacaaaatgaaaacaacaatagcAACCTGTGGGTGGGCGCTCCCCAGGAAGCAAGGCCTGGTGTAGGTCAGATGCTCTACCAGGAGGGGTCCCGGGCCCACCCCCAACTCCAAAGTCTCTGGTGACTAGTATCTTCCGTTGAGGGTGTGCCTCTACCCTTTCCCCCAACCTGGGGTAGATTCCCAAGAGTCCTACAGCCAAAGGTCCAAGAGTCCAGGGCCAAACCATCAGCTGCTCACCTGGCACCTAGCTCAGAAATGTCAGTCCTGCCCGATCCCCCCAGCTCTTCTTTCTGAGAGGGACAGCACTGTAATTCAGAGCCCCGTAAGCGGAAGGATCCCAAGTAAGCCCTAAATCCACCCGCTGGCTTTCCGGGGAAGTGAAGACAGATGCCCTGCAGGAGACCCCAGGACGCTGTGGCGAAGAGGCAGCCGGGAGGGGATGCTGCCTGAGCTCTACTGGCCATGTTCCGGTTGATCAGAGGCTAAGAAAGTGACCACCGG from Tursiops truncatus isolate mTurTru1 chromosome 15, mTurTru1.mat.Y, whole genome shotgun sequence includes:
- the FAM110A gene encoding protein FAM110A, encoding MPVDTLTPGARDTPALPFRLQTKVPGYQLQRPADCGARKPSAVERLEADKAKYVKSLHVANTRQEPVQPLLCKQPLFSPGTRRTVLTPCRRVLPGPGRRPQLDLDILSSLINLCDSPVSPAEASRTPGRSEGARQAPPATPPRPPPSIAAVRRVDVLPLPASPAQPCPSPGTAATSSPARPPGLQRSKSDLSERFSRAAADLERFFNFCGLDQEEARGLGVAHLARANSDIVSLAGPSAGPASSEGGCSRRSSATIEELARERVPYGVSVIERNARVIKWLYGLRQARETPAAEG